In a single window of the Heliangelus exortis chromosome 1, bHelExo1.hap1, whole genome shotgun sequence genome:
- the CCT8 gene encoding T-complex protein 1 subunit theta isoform X1, with amino-acid sequence MALHVPKAPGFAQMLKEGAKHYSGLEEAVYRNIQACKELAQTTRTAYGPNGMNKMVINHLEKLFVTNDAATILRELEVQHPAAKMLVMASHMQEQEVGDGTNFVLVFAGVLLELAEDLLRMGLSVAQVIEGYEKACKKALEILPDLVCCSAKNLRDVEEVASLLHTSVMSKQYGNEQFLAKLIAQACVSILPSSGHFNVDNIRVCKIVGAGISASSVLHGMVFKKETEGDVTSVKDAKIAVYSCPFDGMITETKGTVLIKNADELMNFSKGEENLMDLQVKAIADSGANVVVTGGKVADMALHYANKYNLMLVRLNSKWDLRRLCKTVGATALPRLTPPTLEEMGHCDNVYLSEVGDTQVVVFKHEKEDGAISTILIRGSTDNLMDDIERAVDDGVNTFKVLTRDKRLVPGGGATEIELAKQITSYGETCPGLDQYAIKKFAEAFEAIPRALAENSGVKANEVISKLYAVHQEGKKNVGFDIEAEAAAVKDMLEAGVLDTFLGKSWGIKLATNAAVTVLRVDQIIMAKAAGGPKAPKQQGHWDKDDWKDEPEK; translated from the exons ATGGCGCTGCACGTTCCCAAGGCCCCGGGCTTCGCCCAGATGCTTAAGGAGGGGGCGAAG cATTATTCAGGACTAGAAGAAGCTGTCTATAGGAACATCCAGGCATGCAAAGAACTTGCTCAAACCACCCGTACAGCTTATGGGCCAAACG GCATGAACAAAATGGTTATCAATCATCTGGAGAAGCTTTTTGTTACAAATGATGCTGCTACTATCTTGAGAGAGCTAGAG GTCCAGCATCCTGCTGCAAAAATGCTTGTGATGGCTTCCCACATGCAAGAGCAAGAAGTTGGAGATGGAACaaattttgttcttgtttttgcTGGAGTTCTTCTGGAGCTAGCAGAAGACCTTCTGAGGATGGGATTGTCAGT tgcACAGGTGATTGAAGGATATGAAAAGGCTTGCAAGAAAGCCCTAGAGATTCTTCCAGACTTGGTGTGCTGTTCTGCAAAGAACCTTAGAGATGTTGAAGAAGTGGCATCTTTGTTGCACACTTCAGTGATGAGCAAACAGTACGGCAACGAACAGTTTTTGGCAAAGCTGATTGCTCAGGCCTGTG TTTCTATTCTTCCCAGTTCTGGTCATTTCAACGTTGATAATATCAGAGTGTGTAAAATTGTG ggTGCTGGTATCTCTGCTTCCTCAGTACTGCATGGcatggtttttaaaaaagaaactgaaggagaTGTTACTTCTGTCAAAGATGCAAAAATAGCAGTATATTCTTGCCCTTTTGATGGTATGATAACTGAAACTAAG GGCACAGTACTTATAAAGAATGCTGATGAGCTGATGAATTTCagtaaaggagaagaaaatctaATGGATTTGCAAGTCAAAGCCATTGCTGATAGTGGTGCCAATGTGGTAGTAACAGGTGGCAAAGTGGCAGACATGGCACTTCATTATGCCAACAAATACAATCTTATGTTAGTCAG GTTGAACTCAAAGTGGGATCTGAGAAGACTGTGCAAAACTGTTGGTGCAACAGCCCTACCCAGACTG actCCCCCTACTCTAGAAGAAATGGGTCACTGTGATAATGTGTATTTGTCAGAGGTTGGGGATACACAAGTTGTGGTGTTTAAGCACG aaaaagaggaTGGTGCCATTTCTACTATACTCATCCGTGGTTCTACAGACAATCTGATGGATGACATAGAGAGAGCTGTGGACGATGGTGTAAATACTTTCAAAGTACTCACAAGA GATAAACGTCTTGTTCCTGGAGGTGGTGCAACAGAGATTGAATTAGCCAAGCAGATCACATCTTATGGAGAG ACCTGTCCAGGGCTTGACCAATATGCCATCAAGAAGTTTGCTGAGGCATTTGAAGCCATTCCTCGAGCACTGGCAGAAAACTCTGGAGTTAAGGCTAATGAGGTCATCTCCAAGCTTTATGCTGTGCatcaggaaggaaagaaaaatgttggaTTTGATATTGAG GCCGAAGCTGCTGCTGTCAAGGATATGTTGGAAGCTGGCGTATTAGACACATTCCTTGGAAAATCCTGGGGTATCAAGCTGGCTACAAATGCAGCAGTAACTGTCCTAAGGGTAGATCAG ATTATTATGGCAAAAGCAGCAGGCGGTCCAAAAGCCCCTAAGCAGCAAGGACATTGGGATAAGGATGACTGGAAAGATGAGCCTGAAAAATAG
- the CCT8 gene encoding T-complex protein 1 subunit theta isoform X2: protein MALHVPKAPGFAQMLKEGAKHYSGLEEAVYRNIQACKELAQTTRTAYGPNGMNKMVINHLEKLFVTNDAATILRELEVQHPAAKMLVMASHMQEQEVGDGTNFVLVFAGVLLELAEDLLRMGLSVAQVIEGYEKACKKALEILPDLVCCSAKNLRDVEEVASLLHTSVMSKQYGNEQFLAKLIAQACVSILPSSGHFNVDNIRVCKIVGAGISASSVLHGMVFKKETEGDVTSVKDAKIAVYSCPFDGMITETKGTVLIKNADELMNFSKGEENLMDLQVKAIADSGANVVVTGGKVADMALHYANKYNLMLVRLNSKWDLRRLCKTVGATALPRLTPPTLEEMGHCDNVYLSEVGDTQVVVFKHEKEDGAISTILIRGSTDNLMDDIERAVDDGVNTFKVLTRDKRLVPGGGATEIELAKQITSYGETCPGLDQYAIKKFAEAFEAIPRALAENSGVKANEVISKLYAVHQEGKKNVGFDIEAEAAAVKDMLEAGVLDTFLGKSWGIKLATNAAVTVLRVDQIIMAKAAGGPKAPKQQGHWDKDDWKDEPEK, encoded by the exons ATGGCGCTGCACGTTCCCAAGGCCCCGGGCTTCGCCCAGATGCTTAAGGAGGGGGCGAAG cATTATTCAGGACTAGAAGAAGCTGTCTATAGGAACATCCAGGCATGCAAAGAACTTGCTCAAACCACCCGTACAGCTTATGGGCCAAACG GCATGAACAAAATGGTTATCAATCATCTGGAGAAGCTTTTTGTTACAAATGATGCTGCTACTATCTTGAGAGAGCTAGAG GTCCAGCATCCTGCTGCAAAAATGCTTGTGATGGCTTCCCACATGCAAGAGCAAGAAGTTGGAGATGGAACaaattttgttcttgtttttgcTGGAGTTCTTCTGGAGCTAGCAGAAGACCTTCTGAGGATGGGATTGTCAGT tgcACAGGTGATTGAAGGATATGAAAAGGCTTGCAAGAAAGCCCTAGAGATTCTTCCAGACTTGGTGTGCTGTTCTGCAAAGAACCTTAGAGATGTTGAAGAAGTGGCATCTTTGTTGCACACTTCAGTGATGAGCAAACAGTACGGCAACGAACAGTTTTTGGCAAAGCTGATTGCTCAGGCCTGTG TTTCTATTCTTCCCAGTTCTGGTCATTTCAACGTTGATAATATCAGAGTGTGTAAAATTGTG ggTGCTGGTATCTCTGCTTCCTCAGTACTGCATGGcatggtttttaaaaaagaaactgaaggagaTGTTACTTCTGTCAAAGATGCAAAAATAGCAGTATATTCTTGCCCTTTTGATGGTATGATAACTGAAACTAAG GGCACAGTACTTATAAAGAATGCTGATGAGCTGATGAATTTCagtaaaggagaagaaaatctaATGGATTTGCAAGTCAAAGCCATTGCTGATAGTGGTGCCAATGTGGTAGTAACAGGTGGCAAAGTGGCAGACATGGCACTTCATTATGCCAACAAATACAATCTTATGTTAGTCAG GTTGAACTCAAAGTGGGATCTGAGAAGACTGTGCAAAACTGTTGGTGCAACAGCCCTACCCAGACTG actCCCCCTACTCTAGAAGAAATGGGTCACTGTGATAATGTGTATTTGTCAGAGGTTGGGGATACACAAGTTGTGGTGTTTAAGCACG aaaaagaggaTGGTGCCATTTCTACTATACTCATCCGTGGTTCTACAGACAATCTGATGGATGACATAGAGAGAGCTGTGGACGATGGTGTAAATACTTTCAAAGTACTCACAAGA GATAAACGTCTTGTTCCTGGAGGTGGTGCAACAGAGATTGAATTAGCCAAGCAGATCACATCTTATGGAGAG ACCTGTCCAGGGCTTGACCAATATGCCATCAAGAAGTTTGCTGAGGCATTTGAAGCCATTCCTCGAGCACTGGCAGAAAACTCTGGAGTTAAGGCTAATGAGGTCATCTCCAAGCTTTATGCTGTGCatcaggaaggaaagaaaaatgttggaTTTGATATTGAG GCCGAAGCTGCTGCTGTCAAGGATATGTTGGAAGCTGGCGTATTAGACACATTCCTTGGAAAATCCTGGGGTATCAAGCTGGCTACAAATGCAGCAGTAACTGTCCTAAGGGTAGATCAG ATTATTATGGCAAAAGCAGCAGGCGGTCCAAAAGCCCCTAAGCAGCAAGGACATTGGGATAAGGATGACTGGAAAGATGAGCCTGAAAAATA A
- the CCT8 gene encoding T-complex protein 1 subunit theta isoform X3: MALHVPKAPGFAQMLKEGAKHYSGLEEAVYRNIQACKELAQTTRTAYGPNGMNKMVINHLEKLFVTNDAATILRELEVQHPAAKMLVMASHMQEQEVGDGTNFVLVFAGVLLELAEDLLRMGLSVAQVIEGYEKACKKALEILPDLVCCSAKNLRDVEEVASLLHTSVMSKQYGNEQFLAKLIAQACVSILPSSGHFNVDNIRVCKIVGAGISASSVLHGMVFKKETEGDVTSVKDAKIAVYSCPFDGMITETKGTVLIKNADELMNFSKGEENLMDLQVKAIADSGANVVVTGGKVADMALHYANKYNLMLVRLNSKWDLRRLCKTVGATALPRLTPPTLEEMGHCDNVYLSEVGDTQVVVFKHEKEDGAISTILIRGSTDNLMDDIERAVDDGVNTFKVLTRDKRLVPGGGATEIELAKQITSYGETCPGLDQYAIKKFAEAFEAIPRALAENSGVKANEVISKLYAVHQEGKKNVGFDIEAEAAAVKDMLEAGVLDTFLGKSWGIKLATNAAVTVLRVDQIIMAKPAGGPKPPSGKKDWDEDQND, encoded by the exons ATGGCGCTGCACGTTCCCAAGGCCCCGGGCTTCGCCCAGATGCTTAAGGAGGGGGCGAAG cATTATTCAGGACTAGAAGAAGCTGTCTATAGGAACATCCAGGCATGCAAAGAACTTGCTCAAACCACCCGTACAGCTTATGGGCCAAACG GCATGAACAAAATGGTTATCAATCATCTGGAGAAGCTTTTTGTTACAAATGATGCTGCTACTATCTTGAGAGAGCTAGAG GTCCAGCATCCTGCTGCAAAAATGCTTGTGATGGCTTCCCACATGCAAGAGCAAGAAGTTGGAGATGGAACaaattttgttcttgtttttgcTGGAGTTCTTCTGGAGCTAGCAGAAGACCTTCTGAGGATGGGATTGTCAGT tgcACAGGTGATTGAAGGATATGAAAAGGCTTGCAAGAAAGCCCTAGAGATTCTTCCAGACTTGGTGTGCTGTTCTGCAAAGAACCTTAGAGATGTTGAAGAAGTGGCATCTTTGTTGCACACTTCAGTGATGAGCAAACAGTACGGCAACGAACAGTTTTTGGCAAAGCTGATTGCTCAGGCCTGTG TTTCTATTCTTCCCAGTTCTGGTCATTTCAACGTTGATAATATCAGAGTGTGTAAAATTGTG ggTGCTGGTATCTCTGCTTCCTCAGTACTGCATGGcatggtttttaaaaaagaaactgaaggagaTGTTACTTCTGTCAAAGATGCAAAAATAGCAGTATATTCTTGCCCTTTTGATGGTATGATAACTGAAACTAAG GGCACAGTACTTATAAAGAATGCTGATGAGCTGATGAATTTCagtaaaggagaagaaaatctaATGGATTTGCAAGTCAAAGCCATTGCTGATAGTGGTGCCAATGTGGTAGTAACAGGTGGCAAAGTGGCAGACATGGCACTTCATTATGCCAACAAATACAATCTTATGTTAGTCAG GTTGAACTCAAAGTGGGATCTGAGAAGACTGTGCAAAACTGTTGGTGCAACAGCCCTACCCAGACTG actCCCCCTACTCTAGAAGAAATGGGTCACTGTGATAATGTGTATTTGTCAGAGGTTGGGGATACACAAGTTGTGGTGTTTAAGCACG aaaaagaggaTGGTGCCATTTCTACTATACTCATCCGTGGTTCTACAGACAATCTGATGGATGACATAGAGAGAGCTGTGGACGATGGTGTAAATACTTTCAAAGTACTCACAAGA GATAAACGTCTTGTTCCTGGAGGTGGTGCAACAGAGATTGAATTAGCCAAGCAGATCACATCTTATGGAGAG ACCTGTCCAGGGCTTGACCAATATGCCATCAAGAAGTTTGCTGAGGCATTTGAAGCCATTCCTCGAGCACTGGCAGAAAACTCTGGAGTTAAGGCTAATGAGGTCATCTCCAAGCTTTATGCTGTGCatcaggaaggaaagaaaaatgttggaTTTGATATTGAG GCCGAAGCTGCTGCTGTCAAGGATATGTTGGAAGCTGGCGTATTAGACACATTCCTTGGAAAATCCTGGGGTATCAAGCTGGCTACAAATGCAGCAGTAACTGTCCTAAGGGTAGATCAG ATCATAATGGCAAAACCAGCTGGTGGCCCTAAACCTCCATCAGGAAAGAAAGACTGGGATGAAGACCAAAATGACTGA